The following are encoded in a window of Bradyrhizobium guangdongense genomic DNA:
- a CDS encoding DUF3606 domain-containing protein, whose product MAKTAKKQTIRGRKQDRSRVAGGQEDEVRYEARKSGRSASAVQMAVRRVGNTRKQVEKRLGR is encoded by the coding sequence ATGGCCAAGACGGCAAAGAAACAGACCATCCGCGGGCGCAAGCAGGACCGCAGCCGCGTCGCCGGCGGGCAAGAGGACGAGGTCCGGTACGAGGCCCGGAAGTCAGGACGGTCGGCCTCCGCCGTCCAGATGGCGGTCAGAAGAGTCGGCAACACCAGAAAGCAGGTGGAGAAGAGGCTGGGGCGATAG
- a CDS encoding winged helix-turn-helix domain-containing protein: MAELDDIIHQPLRLKIMAALNALPAASGLEFARLKKLTGATDGNLGAHIETLAKAGYVSVDKAFVGKKPQTTVTATATGRGAFAQHVATLQEIIAGKQV, encoded by the coding sequence ATGGCCGAGCTCGACGACATCATCCACCAGCCGCTGCGGCTGAAGATCATGGCGGCCCTGAATGCATTGCCGGCGGCCTCAGGCCTCGAATTCGCCCGCCTGAAGAAACTCACCGGCGCTACCGACGGCAATCTCGGGGCGCATATCGAGACGCTGGCGAAGGCGGGTTACGTCTCTGTTGACAAGGCCTTCGTCGGCAAGAAGCCGCAGACGACAGTCACCGCCACCGCGACCGGCCGTGGCGCATTCGCACAGCATGTGGCGACGTTGCAGGAGATCATTGCGGGGAAGCAGGTTTAG
- a CDS encoding alpha/beta hydrolase — MAIQLLRGTLSLLKWGLCAVGALALALTALIATPLQRPPELRSVSDSVKGIDFTRQVALEQFQARDGTWLGYRHYQPKGPATGRGAIFIHGSSGSSGTINFVLTAELAAHGVETWALDMRGHGASGTRGDIGYVGQLEDDLVDFVAHVRKSAPDLPLTLIGHSAGAGFSLRVAATPIVQDLFVRTVLLAPYLGYDAPTNRPHSGGWANADVPRFIGLAALRKLGIDCCAQLPALAFAVPVNSEAILTPVYSDRLMRNFATRGYRLDFAATTRPITIFGGTDDEMMISENYAAAVQAIKPDIDVKLIEGINHMGIVTNPKAVNAIAEDVATRGSGQS, encoded by the coding sequence ATGGCGATCCAGTTGCTGCGAGGTACGCTGAGCCTGTTGAAATGGGGTCTGTGCGCGGTGGGCGCGCTCGCCCTTGCCCTGACCGCCCTGATCGCGACGCCGCTGCAGCGGCCGCCGGAGCTGCGTTCGGTCTCCGACTCCGTCAAGGGCATCGACTTCACGCGCCAGGTGGCGCTCGAGCAGTTCCAGGCCCGTGACGGCACCTGGCTCGGCTACCGCCATTATCAGCCGAAGGGACCCGCCACCGGCCGCGGCGCCATCTTCATCCATGGCTCGTCCGGCTCGAGCGGGACCATCAATTTCGTCCTGACCGCGGAGCTGGCGGCGCACGGCGTCGAGACCTGGGCGCTCGACATGCGCGGCCATGGCGCCTCCGGCACCCGCGGCGACATCGGTTATGTCGGCCAGCTCGAGGACGATCTGGTCGACTTCGTCGCCCATGTCCGCAAGAGCGCGCCGGACCTGCCGCTGACCCTGATCGGCCATTCCGCCGGCGCCGGCTTCTCGCTGCGCGTCGCCGCGACGCCGATCGTGCAGGACCTGTTCGTGCGCACCGTGCTGCTCGCGCCCTATCTCGGCTATGACGCGCCGACCAACCGGCCGCATTCCGGCGGCTGGGCCAATGCCGATGTCCCGCGCTTCATCGGCCTCGCGGCGCTGCGCAAGCTCGGCATCGATTGCTGCGCGCAGCTTCCGGCGCTCGCCTTCGCCGTTCCCGTGAATTCGGAAGCGATCCTGACGCCGGTTTATTCCGACCGTCTGATGCGCAACTTCGCGACGCGCGGCTATCGCCTCGATTTCGCGGCCACGACGCGCCCGATCACCATCTTCGGCGGCACCGACGACGAGATGATGATCTCCGAAAACTATGCCGCGGCGGTGCAGGCGATCAAACCTGATATCGACGTCAAGCTGATCGAGGGCATCAACCACATGGGCATCGTCACCAATCCGAAGGCGGTCAACGCCATCGCCGAGGACGTCGCCACGCGCGGGAGCGGCCAGTCATGA
- the xseA gene encoding exodeoxyribonuclease VII large subunit, producing MPNRLPMPPAEPLHNAPEFTVSELSQSLKRTVEDTYGHVRVRGEISGFRGAHSSGHCYFALKDESAKIEAVIWKGVHGRMRFKPQEGLEVIATGKLTTYPGSSKYQIVIEALEPAGIGALMALMEERKKKLAAEGLFDEARKQLLPWLPEVIGVVTSPTGAVIRDILHRLEDRFPRRVLVWPVKVQGEGSAEQVAAAIRGFNALPEGGRIPRPDVLIVARGGGSLEDLWSFNEEIVVRAAAESMIPLISAVGHETDITLIDFVADKRAPTPTAAAEMAVPVRSDLFVEVADLARRTRACWQRGHENRRNELRAAARALPAAGDLLAIPRQRLDSAGSALPRGLKASTHAHFRRFTAASAKLTLRVLHGQIAQADHRLTVSGERLGLSARSLLRRRRDRFAGLEVRLRASKLSNAQAQRNAILRQRERTHRLAERAGRALLTLLQRLDARVENSGKLLSALSYRGVLARGFALVRDEAGHPVHSADAVGPGARVEIEFADGRVGATTDADRPAPVAKRAPKAAPQETKPAPKRVAKPVDQGSLF from the coding sequence ATGCCGAATCGTTTGCCGATGCCGCCCGCGGAACCTCTTCACAACGCGCCTGAATTCACCGTCTCCGAGCTCTCGCAGTCCCTGAAGCGGACGGTGGAGGACACCTATGGGCATGTCCGGGTGCGCGGCGAGATCTCCGGCTTCCGCGGCGCCCATTCCTCCGGCCATTGCTATTTCGCGCTGAAGGACGAGAGCGCCAAGATCGAGGCGGTGATCTGGAAGGGCGTGCACGGCCGCATGCGCTTCAAGCCCCAGGAGGGGCTCGAGGTGATCGCGACCGGCAAGCTCACGACCTATCCCGGCTCGTCGAAATACCAGATCGTGATCGAGGCGCTGGAGCCGGCCGGCATCGGCGCGCTGATGGCGCTGATGGAGGAGCGCAAGAAGAAGCTCGCCGCCGAGGGCCTGTTCGACGAGGCGCGCAAGCAGCTCCTGCCCTGGCTGCCCGAGGTGATCGGCGTCGTGACCTCGCCGACCGGCGCGGTGATCCGCGACATCCTGCATCGGCTCGAGGACCGCTTTCCCCGCCGCGTGCTGGTGTGGCCGGTGAAGGTGCAGGGCGAAGGCTCGGCCGAGCAGGTCGCGGCCGCGATCCGCGGCTTCAACGCGCTGCCGGAGGGCGGCAGGATTCCGCGGCCGGACGTCTTGATCGTCGCGCGCGGCGGCGGCTCGCTGGAGGATCTCTGGTCGTTCAACGAGGAGATCGTGGTGCGGGCCGCGGCCGAGAGCATGATCCCGCTGATCTCGGCGGTGGGGCACGAGACCGACATCACGCTGATCGATTTCGTCGCCGACAAGCGCGCGCCGACGCCGACCGCGGCGGCCGAAATGGCGGTGCCGGTGCGCAGCGATCTGTTCGTCGAGGTCGCCGACCTCGCGCGGCGCACGCGCGCCTGCTGGCAGCGCGGCCATGAAAACCGCCGCAACGAACTTCGCGCCGCGGCGCGTGCGCTGCCTGCCGCCGGCGATCTGCTCGCGATCCCCCGGCAGCGGCTGGATTCGGCAGGCAGCGCCCTGCCCCGCGGGCTCAAGGCGAGCACGCATGCGCATTTCCGCAGGTTTACGGCCGCGAGCGCCAAGCTGACGCTGCGGGTGCTGCACGGCCAGATCGCGCAGGCCGATCATCGGCTCACCGTATCAGGCGAACGGCTCGGCCTCTCCGCGCGGTCGCTGCTGCGGCGACGGCGCGATCGCTTCGCTGGATTGGAAGTTCGCTTGCGCGCCTCGAAGCTCTCCAACGCGCAGGCGCAGCGCAACGCGATTCTCCGCCAGCGCGAGCGAACCCATCGCCTCGCCGAGCGCGCCGGCCGCGCGCTGCTCACGCTGCTGCAGCGGCTGGATGCCCGCGTCGAGAACAGCGGCAAGCTGCTCTCCGCGCTGTCCTATCGCGGCGTGCTCGCCCGCGGCTTCGCGCTGGTGCGCGACGAGGCCGGGCACCCCGTGCATTCGGCGGACGCGGTGGGGCCCGGAGCACGTGTCGAGATCGAGTTCGCGGATGGACGCGTCGGCGCGACCACGGATGCGGATCGGCCGGCGCCTGTCGCCAAGCGCGCGCCGAAGGCTGCGCCGCAGGAGACGAAGCCCGCGCCGAAGCGCGTGGCCAAGCCGGTGGATCAGGGCAGCTTGTTCTGA
- a CDS encoding dienelactone hydrolase family protein: MRPVISSLFLTLLISAAQAAQAPAPAQVEIPLSSGVLHAQLFKPEGAGPFPTVIALHGCGGLGSRSDSVLPRYRDWAERLLKAGNAVLLPDSYGSRELGPQCRVKEMHVKARRERVTDIAASRAWLMKQNWVERDRVSLIGWANGASALLWAVRPQAAARDAGPDYRAAIAFYPDCRISAGLGWSTRVPTLLLIGANDDVSSPPACRQMVEGAHGRSALARIVVYPGAYHDFDRANTPLHAAGGSPDAASPEHGHLGTDSEARAESQKEVAEWLAR, from the coding sequence ATGCGCCCCGTCATTTCCTCCCTGTTCCTGACGCTTTTGATCTCGGCTGCGCAAGCCGCGCAGGCGCCTGCGCCTGCGCAGGTGGAGATACCGCTGTCCTCGGGCGTCTTGCACGCGCAGCTGTTCAAGCCGGAGGGGGCGGGTCCCTTCCCGACCGTGATCGCGCTGCATGGCTGCGGCGGCCTCGGCAGCCGGTCCGATTCCGTCCTGCCGCGCTATCGCGATTGGGCCGAGCGCCTGCTCAAGGCGGGGAACGCCGTCCTGCTGCCGGACAGCTACGGCTCGCGCGAGCTCGGGCCGCAATGCCGCGTCAAGGAGATGCACGTCAAGGCGCGGCGCGAGCGTGTCACCGACATCGCGGCCTCGCGCGCCTGGCTGATGAAGCAGAACTGGGTGGAGCGCGACCGCGTCAGCCTGATCGGCTGGGCCAACGGCGCCAGCGCTCTGCTTTGGGCGGTGCGTCCGCAGGCCGCGGCGCGCGATGCCGGCCCGGATTACCGCGCCGCGATCGCATTCTATCCGGATTGCCGGATCTCCGCCGGTCTCGGCTGGAGCACGCGCGTGCCGACGCTGCTCCTGATCGGCGCCAATGACGACGTCTCCTCGCCGCCGGCCTGCCGCCAGATGGTCGAGGGCGCCCACGGCCGCAGTGCGCTCGCGCGCATCGTGGTCTATCCCGGCGCCTATCACGATTTCGACCGCGCCAACACGCCGCTGCACGCCGCCGGCGGCAGCCCCGATGCCGCCTCGCCCGAGCACGGCCATCTCGGCACCGATTCGGAAGCGCGCGCGGAGTCGCAGAAGGAAGTCGCGGAGTGGCTGGCGCGGTAG
- a CDS encoding DUF2093 domain-containing protein, protein MLNKFGPSGHGEAQVQYLDGDFRVISPGTFVRCAITDTRIPLDELKYWSVDLQEAYATPAAVLQRHFPNAPKPQS, encoded by the coding sequence TTGCTGAACAAGTTCGGCCCCTCGGGCCATGGCGAAGCGCAGGTGCAATATCTCGACGGCGATTTCCGCGTGATCTCGCCGGGAACGTTCGTGCGCTGCGCCATCACCGACACGCGGATCCCGCTCGACGAGCTGAAATACTGGAGCGTGGATCTGCAGGAGGCCTACGCCACGCCGGCGGCGGTGCTGCAGCGGCATTTTCCGAACGCGCCGAAGCCGCAGAGTTGA
- the lpxK gene encoding tetraacyldisaccharide 4'-kinase: MREPAFWYRPRSPTSLLLSPLGAIYGAITARRMARKGFDAGIPVLCVGNYHVGGAGKTPTVLALTKLLRELGETPIVLSRGYGGRLRGPVMVDRERHTASDVGDEPLMMARDVKVAVARDRIDGVALAKSQGATLILMDDGFQNPLLLKDASLIVIDSERGLGNGKVFPAGPLRAPLKPQLARTDALVLIGDGHAADQVAAEISARGKPVLRARLKPDAASLAQLFGKRVLAFAGIGDPERFFRTLRACGIEVISTRSFADHHVFSSAELAALAADAQREQLTMVTTEKDLARLSGSDGAPDAIVPFAVQLEFDDPARLKQLISEQLYKARERRFSTR, from the coding sequence ATGCGTGAGCCGGCCTTCTGGTACCGGCCGCGCTCTCCGACGTCGCTCCTGCTCAGTCCGCTGGGCGCGATCTATGGCGCCATCACCGCGCGCCGCATGGCGCGCAAGGGCTTTGACGCCGGCATCCCCGTGCTCTGCGTCGGCAATTACCATGTCGGCGGCGCCGGCAAGACGCCGACCGTGCTGGCGCTGACCAAGCTGCTGCGCGAGCTCGGCGAGACCCCGATCGTGCTCAGCCGCGGCTATGGCGGGCGCCTGCGCGGCCCGGTCATGGTCGACCGCGAACGTCACACCGCGTCCGATGTCGGCGACGAGCCGCTGATGATGGCGCGCGATGTCAAGGTTGCGGTGGCGCGCGATCGCATCGACGGCGTCGCGCTGGCAAAGTCGCAGGGCGCCACATTGATCCTGATGGATGACGGCTTCCAGAATCCGCTTCTGCTCAAGGATGCCTCGCTGATCGTGATCGACAGCGAACGCGGCCTCGGCAATGGCAAGGTGTTTCCGGCCGGTCCCCTGCGCGCGCCGCTTAAGCCGCAGCTCGCGCGCACCGATGCGCTGGTGCTGATCGGCGACGGCCATGCCGCGGACCAAGTCGCGGCGGAGATCTCCGCGCGTGGCAAGCCGGTGCTGCGGGCGCGCCTAAAGCCGGATGCGGCCTCGCTCGCGCAACTGTTCGGCAAGCGCGTGCTGGCCTTCGCCGGCATCGGCGATCCCGAACGCTTCTTCCGCACCCTTCGTGCCTGCGGCATCGAGGTGATCAGCACGCGGTCCTTCGCCGACCATCACGTGTTTTCGTCAGCCGAGCTCGCCGCGCTCGCCGCGGATGCGCAGCGCGAGCAGCTCACGATGGTGACGACGGAGAAGGACCTCGCGCGCCTCTCCGGCAGCGACGGCGCGCCTGACGCCATCGTGCCGTTCGCCGTCCAGCTCGAGTTCGACGATCCGGCGAGGCTCAAGCAGCTGATCAGCGAGCAGCTCTACAAGGCCCGCGAGCGGCGTTTCAGCACGCGCTGA
- a CDS encoding 3-deoxy-D-manno-octulosonic acid transferase: MRSSDVRGRPMASSLPNSLPKSLPMTLRMYRRLAKGLVPLAPALIKRRLKQGKEDPARVGERRGLSQDVRPHGPLVWIHGASVGEVLAAAALIERLRELNLRILLTSGTVTSAAVVAKRFPPDVIHQYVPYDSPRYVARFLDHWKPSLALFIESDLWPNLILAGAARRVPMVLINGRMSPRSFPRWRRMHGTISALLSRFDICLAQSRTDAERFATLGGRDVVTTGNLKLDVPAPPADPAKLERLMTMTRGRPIIVAASTHPGEDEMLVAAHRSLVGIFPQLLTVIVPRHPDRGSAIAGMITASGLKPALRSRDELPAATTDIYIADTMGELGLFYRLSPIVFMGGSLIRHGGQNPIEAIKLGAAIVHGPNVFNFSDVYQALDQSGGARVADTQETLVKQLGLLLADPVVRDKMQRAGAGVVEELGGALDRTMAALEPYLMQLRIEMGAANA; encoded by the coding sequence ATGCGCAGCTCGGACGTCCGGGGCCGGCCGATGGCTAGCTCGCTGCCCAATTCGCTGCCGAAGTCCCTGCCAATGACGCTGCGGATGTACCGGCGCCTCGCCAAAGGCCTCGTGCCGCTCGCGCCGGCGCTGATTAAGCGGCGGCTCAAGCAGGGCAAGGAAGACCCCGCCCGCGTCGGCGAGCGGCGGGGCCTGTCCCAGGACGTGCGGCCGCACGGCCCGCTGGTCTGGATCCACGGCGCCAGCGTCGGCGAGGTGCTGGCGGCCGCGGCGCTGATCGAGCGCCTGCGCGAACTCAATTTGCGCATCCTGCTCACCTCGGGCACGGTCACCTCGGCGGCCGTGGTCGCAAAACGCTTTCCGCCCGACGTCATCCATCAATACGTGCCGTATGATTCCCCGCGCTACGTCGCGCGCTTCCTCGATCACTGGAAGCCGTCGCTGGCGCTGTTCATCGAATCCGATCTGTGGCCGAACCTGATTCTCGCGGGCGCGGCGCGCCGGGTGCCGATGGTGCTGATCAACGGGCGGATGTCGCCGCGTTCCTTCCCGCGCTGGCGGCGGATGCACGGCACCATCTCGGCGCTGCTGTCGCGCTTCGACATTTGTCTGGCGCAGTCCAGGACCGACGCCGAACGCTTCGCCACGCTCGGCGGCCGCGATGTCGTCACCACGGGCAATCTCAAGCTCGACGTGCCGGCGCCGCCGGCCGATCCGGCCAAGCTCGAACGGCTGATGACGATGACGCGGGGACGGCCGATCATCGTCGCGGCCTCGACCCATCCGGGCGAGGACGAGATGCTGGTCGCGGCGCATCGCAGCCTCGTCGGCATCTTCCCGCAGCTTCTGACCGTGATCGTGCCGCGGCATCCGGATCGCGGCTCCGCGATCGCAGGGATGATTACGGCGTCCGGCCTGAAGCCGGCCTTGCGCTCGCGCGACGAGCTGCCGGCGGCGACGACCGACATCTATATCGCCGACACGATGGGCGAGCTCGGCCTGTTCTACCGTCTCTCGCCCATCGTGTTCATGGGCGGCTCGCTGATCCGCCATGGCGGCCAGAATCCGATCGAGGCGATCAAGCTAGGGGCCGCCATCGTCCATGGTCCGAACGTCTTCAACTTCTCCGACGTCTATCAGGCGCTCGATCAAAGCGGCGGGGCGCGCGTGGCCGACACGCAGGAGACGCTGGTCAAGCAGCTCGGTCTGCTGCTCGCCGATCCCGTCGTGCGCGACAAGATGCAGCGCGCGGGCGCCGGCGTGGTCGAGGAGCTCGGCGGCGCGCTCGATCGCACCATGGCGGCACTCGAGCCGTATCTGATGCAGCTTCGCATCGAGATGGGAGCCGCCAATGCGTGA
- a CDS encoding lysophospholipid acyltransferase family protein: MKKLLRNTLRSSWFQRAVGVLAAEYLRLVWRTNKFTFDPPDVYERVEPQIPAIFAFWHGQHFLTPFIKNKDSYRAKVLISRHRDGEFNAIAVERLGIGTIRGSGDHGGAFHRKGGVGAFKEMVRTLQDGCNVALTADVPKRARVAGLGIIMLARESGRPIMPFAMATSRFIRLKNWDRTTINLPFGRGALVGIKEIHVPADADAAMMETLRLELEETLNEATRRAYAQLGRPGPADG; this comes from the coding sequence TTGAAAAAACTGCTTCGCAATACGCTGCGAAGCAGCTGGTTTCAGCGTGCCGTCGGGGTTCTGGCGGCCGAATATCTGCGCCTGGTCTGGCGGACCAACAAATTCACCTTCGATCCGCCCGACGTCTATGAACGCGTCGAGCCGCAGATCCCCGCCATCTTCGCCTTCTGGCACGGCCAGCATTTCCTCACGCCGTTCATCAAGAACAAGGACTCCTACCGCGCCAAGGTCCTGATCTCGCGCCATCGCGACGGCGAGTTCAACGCGATCGCAGTGGAGCGGCTTGGCATCGGCACCATCAGAGGTTCCGGTGACCATGGCGGCGCTTTCCACCGCAAAGGTGGCGTCGGCGCCTTCAAGGAGATGGTGCGTACGCTCCAGGACGGTTGTAATGTCGCGTTGACCGCCGATGTCCCCAAGCGCGCGCGCGTGGCCGGGCTCGGCATCATCATGCTGGCACGGGAATCGGGGCGGCCGATCATGCCTTTCGCGATGGCGACCAGTCGCTTCATCAGGCTCAAGAACTGGGACCGTACCACCATCAACCTGCCGTTCGGGCGGGGCGCCCTGGTCGGCATCAAGGAAATCCACGTTCCCGCCGATGCCGATGCCGCCATGATGGAAACGCTGCGGCTGGAGCTGGAAGAGACGCTGAACGAAGCCACGCGCCGCGCCTATGCGCAGCTCGGACGTCCGGGGCCGGCCGATGGCTAG
- a CDS encoding DUF4170 domain-containing protein, translating into MPDSAPQQLLHLVIGGELVDLEQNVFKNLDDVEIVGLYPNYATAHAAWRAKAQSTVDNAQMRYFIVHLHRLLDPNQEPAR; encoded by the coding sequence ATGCCAGATAGTGCCCCGCAGCAACTGCTTCATCTCGTGATCGGCGGCGAGCTCGTCGATCTCGAGCAAAACGTCTTCAAGAATCTCGACGACGTCGAGATCGTCGGCCTGTACCCGAATTATGCGACGGCGCACGCCGCCTGGCGCGCCAAGGCGCAGAGCACGGTCGACAATGCGCAGATGCGCTATTTCATCGTCCATCTCCACCGGCTGCTCGACCCGAATCAAGAACCGGCGCGTTGA
- a CDS encoding 3'(2'),5'-bisphosphate nucleotidase CysQ yields MADADFSDANVLMRDAALLQDTVREAGALAQSMFRTELKKWTKGASSPVSEADIAVNDLLEARLRGATPDYGWLSEESADDSTRLSRRLTWVVDPIDGTRNYLGGHDDWCVSVALVEDGSPVLAAVFAPVTNEFFFAVRGRGTLLNDVPVQATQGAALDFSRVAGPKPLVERLKPSLGEIKLHPRIGSLALRLCRVAHGGLDAAFAGGNSHDWDLAAADLIVQEADGRMSDLSGDPILYNRREVTHGVLVAAGRDRHASIVAHFRNRPLP; encoded by the coding sequence TTGGCGGACGCTGACTTTTCCGACGCAAACGTTCTGATGCGCGACGCAGCGCTGCTGCAAGACACGGTGCGGGAGGCGGGCGCATTGGCGCAGTCGATGTTCCGCACCGAGTTGAAGAAGTGGACCAAGGGCGCATCCTCGCCGGTCTCCGAGGCCGACATTGCCGTCAACGATCTCCTCGAGGCACGCCTGCGCGGTGCCACGCCGGATTATGGCTGGCTGTCGGAGGAGAGCGCCGACGATTCCACGCGGTTGTCGCGGCGGCTCACCTGGGTGGTCGATCCCATCGACGGCACGCGCAACTATCTCGGTGGCCATGACGATTGGTGCGTCAGCGTGGCGCTGGTCGAGGATGGCTCGCCCGTGCTTGCCGCGGTGTTCGCGCCTGTCACCAACGAGTTCTTCTTCGCCGTCCGCGGTCGGGGCACGCTGCTCAACGACGTCCCGGTCCAGGCGACGCAAGGAGCCGCGCTCGATTTCTCGCGCGTTGCCGGCCCCAAGCCGCTGGTCGAGCGGCTGAAGCCGTCGCTGGGCGAGATCAAGCTGCATCCGCGAATCGGCTCGCTGGCGCTCCGCCTGTGCCGGGTCGCCCATGGCGGGCTGGATGCGGCCTTTGCGGGGGGCAACAGCCATGATTGGGACCTTGCGGCGGCCGATTTGATCGTGCAGGAAGCGGATGGTAGGATGAGCGACCTCTCCGGAGATCCCATCCTTTATAATCGTCGGGAAGTGACGCACGGGGTGCTGGTGGCAGCGGGACGCGATCGTCATGCGAGCATTGTCGCGCATTTTCGAAACCGTCCCTTGCCCTGA
- a CDS encoding TldD/PmbA family protein: MNPSPSSTLSPQDSSKANRDLFDQSALSDLAQRLVEAAKRAGADAADAVAVRGISQGVEVRDGRVEESERSEGDDVGLRVLVGQRQAVVSTNDVSGDAVTKLAERAVAMARVAPSDKYVGLADPALLARDFPDLDLLDPNVPATAELERRALEAEAAALAVKGVSKSGGASASSGIGGMVLVTSTGFHGSYLRSSQGISATAIAGEGTSMERDYDFTSAPHGADLLSPQAVGRSAGERTVARYNPRKVETCKVPVVFDPRVAGSLVGHLVGAINGASIARKTSFLKDRLGQQLFARNIRIVDDPLRKRGLRSQTFDAEGVAVKRTALVDEGVLTTWLLDCATARELGLTTTGHAHRGVSSSPSPGPYNLHLEPGTPSPAELIADISQGFYVTDLIGSGVNGVTGDYSRGASGFWIENGELTYPVSEVTIAGHLFEIFKSMQPANNLEFRYGINAPTVRIEGLTLGGR, from the coding sequence GTGAACCCTTCACCAAGCTCGACGCTTTCGCCCCAGGATTCGTCCAAAGCCAACCGCGACCTGTTCGATCAGTCCGCGCTCTCGGATCTCGCTCAGCGTCTGGTCGAGGCGGCGAAGCGCGCGGGCGCGGATGCGGCCGATGCGGTCGCGGTGCGCGGCATCTCGCAAGGTGTCGAAGTGCGCGACGGCCGCGTCGAGGAATCCGAACGGTCCGAGGGCGATGACGTCGGCCTGCGCGTCTTGGTCGGCCAGCGTCAGGCCGTGGTCTCGACCAACGATGTCAGCGGCGATGCCGTGACCAAGCTTGCCGAACGCGCCGTTGCAATGGCACGCGTCGCTCCATCCGACAAATATGTCGGCCTTGCCGATCCCGCGCTGCTCGCGCGCGATTTCCCCGATCTCGATCTTCTCGATCCCAACGTGCCCGCAACGGCCGAGCTCGAGCGCCGCGCGCTGGAAGCCGAGGCTGCTGCGCTTGCGGTGAAGGGCGTATCCAAATCCGGCGGTGCCTCGGCTTCATCAGGCATCGGCGGCATGGTGCTCGTCACCTCGACAGGTTTCCATGGCTCGTACCTGCGCTCCAGCCAGGGCATCTCGGCGACCGCAATCGCCGGCGAAGGCACCAGCATGGAGCGCGACTACGACTTCACCTCGGCGCCGCACGGCGCCGATCTGCTGTCGCCACAAGCGGTCGGCCGATCCGCCGGCGAGCGCACGGTGGCGCGCTACAATCCGCGCAAGGTCGAGACCTGCAAGGTGCCTGTCGTGTTCGACCCGCGCGTCGCGGGCTCGCTGGTCGGCCATCTCGTCGGCGCGATCAACGGCGCCTCGATCGCGCGCAAGACCAGCTTCCTCAAGGACAGGCTCGGCCAGCAGCTGTTCGCCAGGAACATCCGCATCGTCGACGATCCCCTGCGCAAGCGCGGGCTGCGGTCGCAGACCTTCGACGCCGAGGGCGTTGCGGTGAAACGCACCGCGCTGGTCGATGAAGGCGTGCTGACGACCTGGCTTCTCGACTGCGCTACCGCGCGCGAGCTCGGTCTCACCACCACCGGCCACGCGCATCGCGGCGTTTCGTCCTCGCCGTCGCCCGGGCCGTATAATCTGCATCTCGAGCCCGGCACGCCGAGCCCGGCCGAGCTGATCGCCGACATCAGCCAGGGATTCTACGTCACCGATTTGATCGGCTCGGGCGTCAATGGCGTCACCGGCGACTACAGCCGCGGCGCCTCCGGCTTCTGGATCGAGAATGGCGAGCTCACCTATCCCGTCAGCGAGGTGACGATCGCCGGCCATCTGTTCGAGATCTTCAAATCGATGCAGCCGGCCAACAATCTGGAGTTCCGCTACGGTATCAATGCGCCGACGGTGCGCATCGAGGGTTTGACGCTTGGCGGACGCTGA
- a CDS encoding DUF6101 family protein codes for MRRQTSTCGVNPAGSSRSLRLDPHSLPVRFDAHDPRADGYTRQIELHRERVVLRRAVRGMQMAINVRVSDFTGVALRGADEAQALVLVHRDPSLSVPLLVGADGDELTQAWAMWSEIFALPQLDEGARKPAARRRRANAIRARRPKFLMRRRTAMTRELPVHREEREIIARN; via the coding sequence GTGAGGCGTCAAACATCAACATGCGGGGTCAACCCCGCCGGGTCGAGCCGCAGCCTGCGGCTCGACCCTCATTCCCTTCCGGTCCGCTTCGATGCGCATGATCCGCGCGCCGACGGCTACACGAGGCAAATCGAGCTTCATCGCGAACGCGTCGTGCTGCGCCGTGCCGTCCGCGGCATGCAGATGGCGATCAACGTGCGCGTCAGCGACTTCACCGGCGTCGCGCTGCGCGGCGCCGACGAGGCGCAGGCCCTCGTGCTGGTCCATCGCGATCCTTCCCTGTCCGTTCCGCTGCTGGTCGGTGCCGATGGCGACGAACTCACGCAAGCCTGGGCGATGTGGAGCGAGATCTTCGCGCTGCCGCAGCTCGACGAAGGCGCCCGCAAGCCCGCGGCCCGCCGCCGCCGCGCCAATGCGATCCGCGCCCGCCGTCCGAAATTCCTGATGCGCCGCCGCACCGCCATGACGCGCGAGCTGCCGGTCCATCGCGAAGAGCGCGAGATCATCGCAAGGAATTGA